One Nerophis ophidion isolate RoL-2023_Sa linkage group LG06, RoL_Noph_v1.0, whole genome shotgun sequence genomic region harbors:
- the LOC133554050 gene encoding polyhomeotic-like protein 2: MTPGNGNTNSSHQRGGTKAVQAIVQSSILTHFIEGFVIQEGAQPFPVEHPTFSVDCLRKHTSHPRINNLSPKDSKCPQEAVLTCELCGKVDFAYVFRRSKRFCSTVCAKRYNVGCTKRMALFLNGKSALEDSKTQRPLDGKQKKAMVEFKKQKSDPHFLPSDPAHWNVDHVHGFICSLPGCLEIAEEFRGQEIDGQALLLLQEDHLLGAMNIKLGPALKIAAQISLLKDF, translated from the exons ATGACTCCTGGCAATGGCAACACAAACAGTAGCCACCAGCGAGGAGGGACTAAGGCGGTCCAGGCCATAGTCCAGTCCAGCATCCTGACACACTTCATAGAGGGCTTTGTCATCCAGGAAGGTGCCCAGCCTTTCCCA GTGGAACACCCGACCTTCTCAGTGGACTGTCTCAGGAAACACACCTCACACCCCAGGATCAACAACCTCTCGCCTAAGG ATTCCAAGTGTCCGCAAGAGGCCGTGCTCACCTGTGAGCTCTGTGGCAAGGTGGACTTTGCATATGTCTTCAGAAGGTCCAAGAGGTTCTGTTCCACAGTCTGTGCTAAGCG ATACAACGTAGGATGCACTAAAAGAATGGCTCTCTTCCTAAATGGCAAATCTGCACTGGAGGACAGCAAGACACAAAGACCACTGGATGGAAAGCAGAAGAAGGCCATGGTGGAGTTTAAAAAGcag AAGTCGGACCCCCACTTCCTCCCGAGCGACCCCGCCCACTGGAACGTGGACCACGTCCACGGTTTTATCTGCTCGCTGCCAG GTTGCCTGGAGATCGCAGAAGAGTTCCGTGGTCAGGAGATTGACGGGCaggcgctgctgctgctgcaggaAGACCACCTGCTGGGCGCCATGAACATCAAGCTGGGGCCCGCGCTGAAGATCGCCGCTCAGATCAGTTTGCTCAAAGACTTCTAG